The sequence TTATATTAAAAGCTTTTTCTATATCGCGATTAATTTCACTTTTACTATTAATTGTTCTGTTTTTCATCGCTTTAGAAGCATATTCAAACGGAACTATATGAAACCCTTCCTCTTCAAATAATTGTTTCAAATTTCGAATGGTACCAATTTTATCTTCATCATTTGCTATACAAAAAGTAGTGTTCTTGTCTAATATAATACTATAATCAATTGTTCTTGTAGCCATTCTAGAACAAGAACTTAGTAAAATACCAATTGTAAATATTTTTAGGAGTCTAATCATTGTTGTCATTTACATAAAATAAGCCAAAATAATTCCTAATACAATAACTGATAATTTCGCTAAATTGAATTTATGCCCTTCACTACTTTCGAAAATTATAGTAGATGAAATATGGAATAAAATACCAATAACAATTCCAGATATTTGTGTATAATAATCGGCTAAGAAATGAAGATTATCCGCTAAGAATGTTCCAAGAGGTGTCATGAAAGCAAAAATTATCATAAAGAAAAAAATGGCTTTTTTATTCAACTGTGCATTGATGAAAAAAGTAGTCAAAATAATTGCAATTGGAAAGTGATGAATAGCAATTCCGTAGGCAAGATGATTATGATTACTAATAGGCATCCCTTCTAATAATGCATGCAAACACAAACTAAAAAAGAGTAACCAAGGAATTTGTTCCATGGTTTGATGTCCATGAACGTGCCCATGTTCTGCACCTTTAGAAAAATATTCCAAAATGATTTGAAATACTATTCCAATCATAATAAATATTCCAATGGCATTATTATGGTTATGATGATGACCTTCCTGATGATGTAATCCTGCTTCATATACTTCGGGCAATAAATGCATCACAGTTAAAGACAATAAGAAAGCACCACTAAAGGCTAATAAAAGTTTTAAGTTTTTTTTGCTTTTCGGACGTAAATAGAGCGCAATAAAATAACCAATTAAAACTGAAATTAATGGAAAAATATAAATACTGTAATTCATTATTTAAATATCATGATTAATCTTTCCGACTGGCTTTTGAAGAATTTTTGCAATTTATAATTACCAAAAATATCTAATAAATAAATACCTGCTTCTTCCATCATTTTTTCAAAATCTGCCAAGCGAAGTGCCTGAACTTTTTCAGTGAAATGGAAATCTTCACCATCGGCATTAAATTTAATTTCTTTATAAATATGATTCTCCTTTACATATCTTTTAATATGAAAATCGATGTTCTCAACAGTTTTAATTTCTTCGGGAACAAGATTATCAATTACATAATCAACATTCATAAAATCGATACATGCAAAACCTGTTTCATTAAGACTACTATGAATTGCTTTCAAGGTTTTCAAGTTGTCGGCATCATCATCAAAGTAACCAAAACTTGTAAAAAGGTTAAAAATAGCATCATATTTATTTTCACAAACTTCACGCATATCATGTACTTTAAAACCTAAAGTCTCATTAGAAAATTCAGAAGCTTCCGCAATACTGTTTTCAGATAAATCTGCACCAGTAACATTATAGCCTAAAGAATTTAGATAGATAGAGTGTCTTCCTTTCCCACAAGCTAAGTCTAAAATTCTCGCTTCTTCAGGTAAATTTAAATAACCAGTTAAACTGTCCATGAAGTGTTGCGCTTCAGTATAATCTCTATCCTTGTATAAAATATGGTAATATGGAGTATCAAACCAAGATGCAAACCATTTATTTGATGTAGATTCTGTATTTTCTATCATTATTCTTTTTCTCACTAATTAATCTTGCAAATTTAGTGTATTTTTGCACTTTAATTCTAATTTTTGGAAAGATAGATTTCTAATTTTAGCGTTTTTTTAAGGAATATACAAAGTGAATTTGTAGTTGATATTAAAAGTAAGAGATGGAAAATTATAAAATGGTAGCCAAAACCTTATTTGGTTTTGAAGAGCTTTTAGCAAAAGAATTAACCCAATTAGGTGCTCAAAATGTAGAGCAGGGTACACGTGTTGTTAATTTTATAGGAGATAAAGGGTTTATGTACAAAGCAAACTTAGCATTAAGAACCGCTTTAAAAATATTAAAACCAATAAAAACCTTTAAAGCATTTAATGATAATAGTTTGTATGATGGTATTCAAAAAATAGACTGGTCTCAATATTTAAATGAATATAAAA is a genomic window of Flavobacterium jumunjinense containing:
- a CDS encoding ZIP family metal transporter; translated protein: MNYSIYIFPLISVLIGYFIALYLRPKSKKNLKLLLAFSGAFLLSLTVMHLLPEVYEAGLHHQEGHHHNHNNAIGIFIMIGIVFQIILEYFSKGAEHGHVHGHQTMEQIPWLLFFSLCLHALLEGMPISNHNHLAYGIAIHHFPIAIILTTFFINAQLNKKAIFFFMIIFAFMTPLGTFLADNLHFLADYYTQISGIVIGILFHISSTIIFESSEGHKFNLAKLSVIVLGIILAYFM
- a CDS encoding SAM-dependent methyltransferase codes for the protein MIENTESTSNKWFASWFDTPYYHILYKDRDYTEAQHFMDSLTGYLNLPEEARILDLACGKGRHSIYLNSLGYNVTGADLSENSIAEASEFSNETLGFKVHDMREVCENKYDAIFNLFTSFGYFDDDADNLKTLKAIHSSLNETGFACIDFMNVDYVIDNLVPEEIKTVENIDFHIKRYVKENHIYKEIKFNADGEDFHFTEKVQALRLADFEKMMEEAGIYLLDIFGNYKLQKFFKSQSERLIMIFK